From the genome of Astyanax mexicanus isolate ESR-SI-001 chromosome 3, AstMex3_surface, whole genome shotgun sequence:
GTTGATTTTCTGTCTGAATCACAGATTGTATCTCGTGAGGCCTGTATTTTTCAGGCCTTTTTAATTTATACATACGCTGCTGCAGAGTTTACACTGTTATCAGCTATGGCCTATGATAGATACGTGTCTATATGTAAACCTTTACAGTACGTGACTTTAGTTAAAATGTCTACAGTTAGAAAACTCTTATTTATCTGCTGGTTTGTTCCTTCATGTGAGATTGGTGTAGGCGGGATTCTGACATATCAGCTGAATTTGTGTAAATTTAAGTTAAACAGAATCTACTGTAATAACAGTGCCATTGCTAAATTAAGCTGTGGAGGAACATCTGCAAAAACCACATATGGAATGATAATCTTCAGCATTGCTGTTTTTCCACCGGTGATTTTTGTAATCTACTCCTACATTGGGATATTAATCGTCTGTTTAAAGAGTTCAAAAGAATCCAGAAGAAAAGCTCTTCAGACCTGCTTCCCTCATCTGATCATCTTCACCAGTTTCACCTGCACCTCATGTTTTGAGGTTATATACGGCAGATTAGACACTAATATACCTCAACTGGCTGCTATGGTTTTATCAGTTGAAAACCTAGTTATCCCTCCTTTACTCAATCCTATTGTTTATGGGTTAAAACTGCAGGGGATTCTGAACTGCATTAAGAAGatgttcttaaaaaataaaacacacatcgTCTTTTAGAGTAGACTTTTTCTTAATTTATCTTTATATGCAATGCGACCTATAGGCTAACACTTgttaacacactgtaaaaaatgaaaacGTTGAGGAAAGTGTAAAGAAAATGACAAGGCAACTTGCTGCACTAGGTTTTTAAGTTACTGGGTTTTGACGAAAACCACCAGCAGTCGACTACAAATCTTAAGTTCAGATAatttatgtttaatatatataaaaacatgtttttaatcagCCTAATTTAATCCTCCTGtcatgttacaggtcaaattgacccgtttttaagtttgaagatctatgaaaatggtttatctcacatacagctctgataaaaatgaagagagcacttcagtttctgaatcagtttctctgattttgctatttataggtttatgtttgagtaaaatgaacattgttgttttattctataaactacaaacaacattcctcccaaattccaaataaaaatatcatttagagcatttatttgcagaaaatgagaaatgactgaaataagaaaaaagatgcagaactttcagacctcaaataatgcaaagaaaacaacaagttcatattcataaagttttaaaagttcagaaatcaatatttggtggaataatcctagtttttaataaaagttttttttttttcatgcatcttggcatcatgttctcctccaccagtcttacacactgcttgaggggaaaactttatgcctttacaatcctggtgcaaaaatgtaagaattgtgcaacacatttaaaaaaagtgaaaaggttAGTGGGGGGACATTATCTTGTGTTATGGTGATCGGCAATCAatgaattattatgcaaatatggGCGGAAAAAAGTCTTGAATGAGCGTGATCGGTGATTACTTAAACATTTCATGAAAATTtgagaaaatataagaaaaaaatcagtAGAACTCTGGGCTGcgttgtttaatagtgaaagtaagagcttttccacaCGCACAATGCAGTGAAGGGAACTCCAGAGATTGGACTCTGGTGCAATAGAAAAAGGTaatgtggtctgatgagtccagattcaccctgttccagagtgacaGCACGTAAGGTTAGGAAGAGAGGCCGCTAaagtgatgcacccatcatgcATAGTGCCTACTCAAAAGCACATTgctatgatgtggggttggttgatgctgcagttggtctgcaggtctaggttcagcaacagtatgtgctgaaagattgaggtcaggattcatgggtctggaattgtgaaagagttcagggttcagggagcatgagatcatcattttcacacatggattgagagagagttcaccacagagttcagatcttaacctcattgagaatctttgggatgtgctggatggagaagagaggctttgtgcagtggtcagactctaccatcatcaatgctgctgcaagatcttggtgaaaaattaattaatgcaacactggattgaaataaatcttgtgacgttgcagaagctttttggaacaatgccacagtgaatgcgtcaaATCAATCGAAGCGAAAGGCGGttcaactaaatattagagttgtgatcttttttttgaccaggcagtaaATGTCTATCACTATTAATACTGTACATTTCCAAATAcaactacactgtaagcccggataagttgaatttacttaaaaactttgaggaaaccggttgccttaaaaaagttaagtaatgggtaatgaaaacttaaattagcataacttagaacatcaagagaaagttgatttaacttttttttatttttgttatactgtaagactggaaaagttgagtttacttaacttttttaaagcagccggtttgctcaaattttttaagtaacggggaataaaaacttaagtaaacataaattaaaacatgaagcacactgatggtgagtgtctgtcagaaactgttggacacacccagtatgcaaatagattgtggcagaagccaatgaaaaagaagctgttaatggcaacagactaaactttcAGTTATTATAAATTGGGTCAACTCAAatgatctcagtttaaatgtattaaatgtgccgacaaatgttcaactaactcaaaatagttgagtattatttagaaatatccaattttatgtaaaacagacttaaatcatttgagttcaaacaacgaatgggtttacagtgtacatattataatatattgtacatGATAATAAggttttataatatttaacataagtATAATTCATGACTGGTTAAAGTAATTAGCTGTAATGCTTTATTAAGGCAGTTCTGTTAAGGTTCTTGATACTGACTTAcaacatcttataaacacagtTGATTATGTGTAATGGTCACAATTCATAATAAACATAATGTGTTatacactttaaaatatatttttataatgccttataaatgcattataccaTGTTATGAGTAGGTTTATAGAGTTTAATATACattacattcatagaaagttttaCCACAAAATCTTATCGATATTAATTGAGCCCttccatttaaatatatatatttccagttTTTCGATACATCGATACATACATTTACCAGACATCTCCAGAGACAAGgtcaaatatttgttttttagtagtttcagtagtattttaaaccattttatttattGGCTCCAGTAACACCTGGGAGCAAGTGCTCATATACATCATATATttccaataaacaaaaaaaaaaaataatactcctaTACTGTTTATTGTATTCTGAATAAGTCAATAACACGTAATCAAATATAATTCACTGTTTACAACATCTTATGTGCAAAATAATAGTGTATTAAGTATGACATGCTGCAGAGTGTTTGCAAGTCCTTTTTACTGTTGATGTCAAATGCACTGAAGGAAAATCTGCTAATGCATTTAAATTTAGAAATACATGTATACAGCACATATATAGGTGGGAAAAATATGTTCAACAATAAAAGCTTGATTAGAAATTATATGTGTCTTTATATTTAACAATGTCCTCGTGACTTTTTTGAAGTTTAGTGATTTTAAAAGGACAAACAAAAACCTTATCATAATATATAGATAAAGATATGTGTGTCACAGTGCACATAAATTATGttgattacattttttgacaTATATCTTCCAAATTGCAGGGCTCTAAAGGCCACAGCAGAGCAAGACACTGACACTAAGGCCTAAGTATTGCAAATTTGACTGACAGATTTGTTTATGCTAGACACATTGAttgaaaatctaaatatatatatatatatatatatatatatatatatatatatatatacattaaaagtGACTTTTATGCATACAAAATGCATATCTGTATATACACAATAAATTACTTTATATTGCAATAATAAttggaaataaatgtaaataaaatataaaagtacatttgattcagtgattcaaaaaagacaaagaaaacttatcagaatatatatatatatatacatatatataaagatatgtgTGTCACAATGCACATAAATGTATTGATTTTAATTTGAATTAGTTGACATTAGTTTGGGGTAAAATATATCTTCCAAATTgcataatatatcataatatatatatatatacatatatatgaagaTTAGTTTGGGGTAAAATATATCTTCCAAAAATTGCAGGGCTCTAAAAGCCACAGCAGAGCAAGACACTGACACTAAGGCCTAAGTATTGCAAATTTGACTGACAGATTTGTTTATGCTAGACACATTGAttgaaaatctaaatatatatatatatatatatatatatatatacattaaaagtGACTTTTATGCATACAAAATGCATATCTGTATATACACAATAAATTACTTTATATTGCAATAATAAttggaaataaatgtaaataaaatataaaagtacatttgattcagtgattcaaaaaagacaaagaaaacttatcagaatatatatatatatatacatatatataaagatatgtgTGTCACAATGCACATAAATGTATTGATTTTAATTTGAATTAGTTGACATTAGTTTGGGGTAAAATATATCTTCCAAATTgcataatatatcataatatatatatatatacatatatatgaagaTTAGTTTGGGGTAAAATATATCTTCCAAAAATTGCAGGGCTCTAAAAGCCACAGCAGAGCAAGACACTGACACTAAGGCCTGAGGATTGCATTAATTGAAattctgagaaaaaaatatatatatcttaaaagTGATTTTACgcattaaaaaaatctatatattgcttatctatacatacacacaatatgTATATTACTTCATACTGCAACAataattggaatttaatgtaaagaaaatataaaagtacATTTGATTCTGGAATAAAAAAAGCTCAATTTGAAACGAAATGTGTCTTTCTGTTCCACATCATGCTCTTGATTGCATTTGAAATCTCGTGCAGTTTCAGTCCGTACATAACAGGATTAATTAAAGGTGGGATGATGATATTTTCGATCGACAGCATCATGGCAAGAATTTGAGGCAGTTTTGCTTCTAATCTGCTGTTAATCACCTCAAAACATGAGGTGACGGAGAAACTGATGAAGACGAATAGATGAGGGAAGCAGGTCTGCAGAGCTTTTCTTCTGAATTCCTTTGAATTCTTTAAACAGACGTCAAGTATTCTAATGTAGGAATATATTACAAAGATCACCGGTGGAAAAATACAAACGACTAAAGTAAATAATCCATATGAATTGTTGGCAGTCGTATCTTCACAGCTTAATTTAACAATTGCATAATTATTACAGTAGATTCTGTTTAGTTTGAATTTGCACAGCGTCAGCCGATACGTCAGAATCATCGTAATACCGTTTTCACAGGCAGGCAAAACCCAGCAGATAATTAACAGAGTTTTTACGGTAGACATGTTCACAAGAGTGGCGTATTGTAAAGGTTTACATATGGACACGTATCTGTCATAGGCCATAGCTGATAACAGTGTAAACTCTGCAGAAGCGTAAGTGTAAAGCCAGAAGGCCTGAAATGTACAGGCTTCAAAAGAAATACATGGGGGATCAGACAGTAAATCAATCAGCAGTTTAGGATAAAAAGCAGCCGTTCCTGACAGAGCATTACAGAGTAAAGCAGCGATAAAAATGTACATCGGCTCATGGAGACGCTGGTTTgtgtaaataactaaaataaccacaatattGCAATAGATAATTATTAAGTAGACtgtgagagaaagaagaaagtaaatatatctatatttctCCAGCTCTACATGTCCTTCCAGAGTCAGGTAAGTTACATTACTAGAATAATTCATGATGTTTCAACAAG
Proteins encoded in this window:
- the LOC111191519 gene encoding olfactory receptor 10R2-like, which encodes MDYDLTNVTYLSLEGHVELERYRYVYFFLCLVVYLLIICCNLVVLSVIHMNKSLHEPMYIFIAALLCNSLFGTAALYPKLLVDFLSESQIVSREACIFQAFLIYTYAAAEFTLLSAMAYDRYVSICKPLQYVTLVKMSTVRKLLFICWFVPSCEIGVGGILTYQLNLCKFKLNRIYCNNSAIAKLSCGGTSAKTTYGMIIFSIAVFPPVIFVIYSYIGILIVCLKSSKESRRKALQTCFPHLIIFTSFTCTSCFEVIYGRLDTNIPQLAAMVLSVENLVIPPLLNPIVYGLKLQGILNCIKKMFLKNKTHIVF
- the LOC125799387 gene encoding putative gustatory receptor clone PTE03, encoding MNYSSNVTYLTLEGHVELEKYRYIYFLLSLTVYLIIIYCNIVVILVIYTNQRLHEPMYIFIAALLCNALSGTAAFYPKLLIDLLSDPPCISFEACTFQAFWLYTYASAEFTLLSAMAYDRYVSICKPLQYATLVNMSTVKTLLIICWVLPACENGITMILTYRLTLCKFKLNRIYCNNYAIVKLSCEDTTANNSYGLFTLVVCIFPPVIFVIYSYIRILDVCLKNSKEFRRKALQTCFPHLFVFISFSVTSCFEVINSRLEAKLPQILAMMLSIENIIIPPLINPVMYGLKLHEISNAIKSMMWNRKTHFVSN